Proteins encoded within one genomic window of Xylophilus sp. GOD-11R:
- the urtC gene encoding urea ABC transporter permease subunit UrtC, giving the protein MNLIKAWIVRYQLASMLLLAALLVVVLPLSLDIFRLNLVGKYLSYAFVAIGLVMVWGYGGVLSLGQGVFFGLGGYAMAMFLKLEASDPETTKIQSTPGIPDFMDWNQITELPAFWVPFKSLPFSLAAVIVVPTLLAWIVSFAMFKRRVGGVYFAIITQAVALIVTVLIIGQQGYTGGVNGMTDLKTMWGWDTRTDTAKYILYFVCVGLLLAAMVLCRWIQTSKLGTLLLAMRDKEDRVRFSGYDVSNFKVFTFCLAAGLSGIGGALFTLQVGFMSPSFVGIVPSIEMVIYAAVGGRMSLVGAVYGTLLVNAGKTYFSESFPDLWLFLMAGLFIGVTMAFPMGLAGVWEEHVVPWWRSRRAAMKRASPRPLPAHVTTPVPPQPEPERSAALPSNLQGTQP; this is encoded by the coding sequence ATGAATCTGATCAAGGCCTGGATCGTGCGCTACCAGCTCGCCAGCATGCTGCTGCTCGCGGCGCTGCTGGTGGTGGTGCTGCCGCTGTCGCTGGACATCTTCCGGCTCAACCTGGTGGGCAAGTACCTGAGCTATGCCTTCGTGGCCATCGGGCTGGTGATGGTGTGGGGTTACGGCGGCGTGCTGAGCCTGGGGCAGGGCGTGTTCTTCGGCCTGGGCGGCTACGCCATGGCGATGTTCCTCAAGCTCGAGGCCTCCGACCCCGAGACCACCAAGATCCAGTCGACCCCCGGCATTCCGGACTTCATGGACTGGAACCAGATCACCGAGCTGCCGGCGTTCTGGGTGCCGTTCAAGAGCCTGCCCTTCTCGCTGGCGGCGGTGATCGTGGTGCCCACGCTGCTGGCCTGGATCGTCAGTTTCGCGATGTTCAAGCGCCGCGTGGGCGGGGTGTACTTCGCCATCATCACGCAGGCGGTGGCGCTGATCGTGACAGTGCTGATCATCGGCCAGCAGGGCTACACCGGCGGCGTCAACGGCATGACCGACCTCAAGACCATGTGGGGCTGGGACACCCGCACCGACACCGCCAAGTACATCCTCTACTTCGTCTGCGTCGGGCTGCTGCTGGCCGCGATGGTGCTGTGCCGCTGGATCCAGACCAGCAAGCTCGGCACCCTGCTGCTGGCCATGCGCGACAAGGAAGACCGGGTGCGCTTCTCCGGCTACGACGTGTCGAATTTCAAGGTCTTCACCTTCTGCCTGGCCGCCGGCCTGTCGGGCATCGGCGGCGCGCTGTTCACGCTGCAGGTGGGTTTCATGTCGCCGAGCTTCGTGGGCATCGTGCCCTCGATCGAGATGGTCATCTACGCGGCCGTCGGCGGCCGCATGAGCCTGGTCGGCGCGGTGTACGGCACCCTGCTGGTCAACGCCGGCAAGACCTACTTCTCGGAGAGCTTTCCGGACCTGTGGCTGTTCCTCATGGCCGGCCTCTTCATCGGCGTGACCATGGCCTTCCCGATGGGCCTGGCCGGTGTCTGGGAAGAGCATGTCGTGCCCTGGTGGCGCAGCCGCCGCGCGGCCATGAAGCGCGCCAGCCCGAGGCCGCTGCCCGCGCATGTCACCACGCCGGTGCCGCCACAGCCCGAGCCCGAGCGCTCCGCCGCCCTTCCGTCCAACCTGCAGGGAACCCAGCCATGA
- the urtD gene encoding urea ABC transporter ATP-binding protein UrtD → MSNTDFALAVEDLTVSFDGFKAIDTLTLYIDRNELRVIIGPNGAGKTTLLDLICGKTKASAGSIKFKNTELTRMAEHKRVRLGIGRKFQTPSIYENLSVFQNLEVSYPSGRSVFGALAFQCTDDVRDKVRVVAEDIGLLDKLGTEAGLLSHGQKQWLEIGMLLMQEPELLMLDEPIAGMSARERELTGDLLQRICQNRAVIVIEHDMEFVKRIAHKVTVMHQGKILAEGPMEQVQADPKVIDVYLGH, encoded by the coding sequence ATGAGCAACACCGACTTCGCGCTGGCCGTGGAAGACCTGACCGTCTCCTTCGACGGCTTCAAGGCCATCGACACGCTCACGCTCTACATCGACAGGAACGAGCTGCGGGTGATCATCGGCCCCAACGGCGCGGGCAAGACCACGCTGCTCGACCTGATCTGCGGCAAGACCAAGGCCAGCGCCGGCAGCATCAAGTTCAAGAACACCGAACTCACCCGCATGGCCGAGCACAAGCGGGTGCGCCTGGGCATCGGCCGAAAGTTCCAGACGCCCTCCATCTACGAGAACCTGTCGGTGTTCCAGAACCTGGAGGTGTCGTACCCGTCCGGCCGCTCGGTCTTCGGCGCGCTGGCCTTCCAGTGCACCGACGACGTGCGCGACAAGGTCCGGGTGGTGGCCGAGGACATCGGCCTGCTCGACAAGCTCGGCACCGAGGCCGGCCTGCTCTCGCACGGCCAGAAGCAGTGGCTGGAGATCGGCATGCTGCTGATGCAGGAGCCCGAGCTGCTGATGCTCGATGAGCCCATCGCCGGCATGAGCGCTCGCGAACGCGAGCTCACCGGCGACCTGCTCCAGCGCATCTGCCAGAACCGTGCGGTGATCGTCATCGAACACGACATGGAGTTCGTCAAGCGCATCGCGCACAAGGTGACGGTGATGCACCAGGGAAAGATCCTGGCCGAGGGACCGATGGAGCAGGTGCAGGCCGATCCCAAGGTCATCGACGTCTACCTGGGACATTGA